One window from the genome of Osmerus eperlanus chromosome 3, fOsmEpe2.1, whole genome shotgun sequence encodes:
- the LOC134016994 gene encoding olfactory receptor 1D2-like: MENVSSAIEFSLSGFEELLDYRVTLFCLTLLFYCVIIMVNVALTVTITMDRNLHEPMYIFICNLCINGLYGTSGFYPKFLLDLLSRHQSISHSGCLFQAIVIYSSVCIDICLLAVMAYDRSVAICRPLQYHSIMTKKHVIQLVSFSWLVPLGLMCTIGIFISRLKLCGSHIEKLYCAGWLMVKLSCSATSWITSTTPTNVVAYLIIIFYIFLGIFIVYTYVRLIKSCLKSLDSRGKFVRTCVPHLLALFSVIIAVVFDVMFMRFGSADLQQNLLNFFSMEMLIVPPLFNPLIYGLTLTQIRSRMLHPCLKKANCM, encoded by the coding sequence ATGGAAAATGTGTCATCTGCAATAGAGTTTTCTCTGTCTGGGTTCGAGGAGCTATTAGACTACAGAGTAACACTGTTCTGTCTCACTTTACTGTTTTACTGTGTTATTATTATGGTAAATGTTGCCCTTACTGTTACCATCACCATGGATAGAAATCTCCATGAGCCCATGTACATCTTTATTTGTAATTTGTGCATCAATGGACTTTATGGTACTTCAGGATTCTACCCCAAGTTCCTGCTGGACCTTCTGTCTCGTCATCAGAGTATCTCTCATTCAGGATGTCTGTTTCAAGCTATAGTAATATACTCTTCTGTGTGCATTGATATTTGTCTGTTAGCAGTGATGGCTTATGACAGGTCTGTGGCAATATGTAGACCACTGCAGTATCACTCTATAATGACTAAGAAACATGTCATTCAGTTAGTCTCTTTCTCCTGGCTTGTTCCTTTAGGTCTTATGTGTACTATTGGGATATTTATTTCCAGACTGAAATTGTGTGGCTCACACATAGAGAAACTGTACTGTGCAGGTTGGTTGATGGTTAAACTCTCATGTTCTGCGACCAGTTGGATAACTTCAACCACACCAACTAATGTAGTTGCATATTTAATTATAATTTTCTATATTTTTCTTGGCATTTTCATTGTGTACACTTACGTTCGGTTGATCAAATCATGTTTGAAGTCCTTAGACAGCAGAGGAAAATTTGTGAGGACTTGTGTTCCACATTTACTGGCATTATTCAGTGTAATAATTGCGGTTGTATTCGATGTTATGTTTATGCGGTTTGGCTCAGCAGATTTACAACAAAATCTTCTGAACTTCTTTTCCATGGAAATGCTTATAGTTCCTCCCTTGTTTAATCCCCTCATTTATGGTCTTACCCTGACTCAAATCCGTAGCAGGATGCTGCATCCATGTCTGAAAAAGGCAAATTGTATGTAA
- the LOC134016993 gene encoding olfactory receptor 1D2-like, whose translation MENVSSAIEFSLSGFEELLDYRVTLFCLTLLFYCVIIMVNVALTVTITMDRNLHEPMYIFICNLCINGLYGTSGFYPKFLLDLLSRHQSISHSGCLFQAIVIYSSVCIDICLLTVMSYDRSVAICRPLQYHSIMTKKHVIQLVSFSWLVPLGLMCTIGIFISRLKLCGSHIEKLYCAGWLMVKLSCSATICSYMQLIRSCFKSLENRGKFMSTCLPHLFALFNITIATLFDVMHMRYGSSDLPQSLQNFLAVEILIGPPLFNPLIYGLTLTQIRNKILCRCLKRK comes from the exons ATGGAAAATGTGTCATCTGCAATAGAGTTTTCTCTGTCTGGGTTCGAGGAGCTATTAGACTACAGAGTAACGCTGTTCTGTCTCACTTTACTGTTTTACTGTGTTATTATTATGGTAAATGTTGCCCTTACTGTTACCATCACCATGGATAGAAATCTCCATGAGCCCATGTACATCTTTATTTGTAATTTGTGCATCAATGGACTTTATGGTACTTCAGGATTCTACCCCAAGTTCCTGCTGGACCTTCTGTCTCGTCATCAGAGTATCTCTCATTCAGGATGTCTGTTTCAAGCTATAGTAATATACTCTTCTGTGTGCATTGATATTTGTCTGTTAACAGTGATGTCTTATGACAGGTCTGTGGCAATATGTAGACCATTGCAGTATCACTCTATAATGACTAAGAAGCATGTCATTCAGTTAGTCTCTTTCTCCTGGCTTGTTCCTTTAGGTCTTATGTGTACTATTGGGATATTTATTTCCAGACTGAAATTGTGTGGCTCACACATAGAGAAACTGTACTGTGCAGGTTGGCTGATGGTTAAACTCTCATGTTCTGCGACCA TTTGCTCTTACATGCAGTTGATCAGATCTTGTTTTAAGTCCTTGGAAAACAGAGGAAAGTTCATGAGTACTTGTTTGCCACATTTATTtgcgttatttaacattacaatTGCTACTCTATTCGATGTTATGCATATGCGTTATGGCTCAAGCGATTTGCCACAGAGCCTTCAAAACTTCTTGGCTGTTGAAATTCTAATAGGTCCTCCATTATTCAACCCCCTCATTTATGGTCTGACACTAACTCAAATTCGCAATAAAATACTGTGTAGATGTTTGAAAAGGAAATAA